The proteins below come from a single Conger conger chromosome 10, fConCon1.1, whole genome shotgun sequence genomic window:
- the LOC133138603 gene encoding protein tyrosine phosphatase domain-containing protein 1-like: protein MMLGRSRVPRPKYTVVGETLRHVIPSHLQCSVACGGRSCKYEDPSRWDEDMQAVQGLYSSWITDELLAMARPSTEIIEKYNIIEQFQRFGIKTVINLQHPGEHASCGNELEPESGFTYRPEAFMDAGIYYYNYGWKDYGVASLTTVLDMVKVMSFAVQEGNVAVHCHAGLGRTGVLLACYLVFTTNMNADQAIVFVRAKRPNSIQTRGQLLCVRQFAQFLVPLRSVFSRSEPAAPAITLSQFLIRQQHLLHGLEARRLRHTPKIVQLVCQLLLDIAEKRQVVQEEVLDVMEPAAEDKAGASPLAARRRYREAVGRGLVSPQRSLPGPATVPLRKAEPLLFYVRRSLSYSDSDHGRPRGPLGAPDTPDTAGARALKRLCVSHHDLRDGDPPASPRAGPEPASSADSLPDSSVSVWDHVPSPRAAGGLKDRAGGGSSPGGRGGGQEEARASDVPFILIQTELTLEARRLLVSQALAVDLEQDGEEEQRQRVSGWQTELNTGAAVWDSLCAERDPFVLSGLMWSWLEQLKEPVLNLRDIQALEDQEPDASRVLNTLEKGPQQTLTCILDCAAQVMKPSVESAFLNRIIKAFTKMKAGGSEQGRFMYKTMRRILTAVLREIKEVKATVL, encoded by the exons ATGATGCTAG GGCGGAGCAGAGTGCCCAGGCCCAAGTACACGGTGGTGGGGGAGACGCTGCGCCACGTCATCCCCAGTCACCTGCAGTGCTCCGTGGCCTGCGGGGGGCGCTCCTGCAAATACGAGGACCCGTCGCGCTGGGATGAGGACATGCAGGCCGTCCAAGGACTTTACTCCTCCTG GATTACAGATGAACTGCTGgcgatggcaaggccctcaacagaaatcattgaaaaatatAACATCATTGAGCAATTTCAGAG GTTTGGTATAAAGACCGTGATCAACCTGCAGCACCCAGGAGAGCACGCCAGTTGTGGCAATGAGCTGGAGCCAGAGAGCGGCTTCACCTACCGCCCTGAAGCTTTTATGGACGCAGGCA tCTACTATTACAACTACGGGTGGAAGGACTACGGTGTGGCTTCCCTAACCACCGTGCTGGACATGGTGAAGGTGATGTCGTTCGCTGTCCAGGAGGGCAACGTTGCTGTTCACTGTCATGCTGGGCTTGGGAGGACAG GTGTTTTGTTGGCCTGTTACTTAGTTTTTACCACGAACATGAACGCTGACCAGGCGATCGTGTTCGTGCGAGCGAAGAGGCCCAACTCCATCCAGACCAGGGGCCAGCTCCTCTGCGTGCGGCAGTTCGCCCAGTTCCTGGTCCCACTCCGAAGCGTCTTCTCCCGCTCGGAGCCCGCGGCCCCCGCCATCACCCTGTCCCAGTTCCTGATCCGGCAGCAGCACCTCCTGCACGGGCTGGAGGCTCGCCGCCTCAGACACACCCCCAAAATCGTGCAGCTGGTCTGCCAGCTTCTGCTGGACATCGCCGAGAAGCGGCAGGTGGTGCAGGAGGAGGTTCTGGACGTGATGGAGCCGGCGGCCGAGGACAAGGCCGGGGCGTCGCCCCTCGCCGCGCGCCGGCGCTACAGGGAGGCAGTGGGGCGGGGCCTGGTCTCCCCCCAGCGCAGTCTCCCCGGCCCGGCCACCGTGCCGCTGCGCAAGGCCGAGCCGCTGCTGTTCTACGTGCGCCGGAGCCTCAGCTACAGCGACTCCGACCACGggcggccccggggcccgctGGGCGCCCCAGACACCCCGGACACCGCCGGGGCCCGGGCGCTGAAGAGGCTGTGCGTGTCGCACCACGACCTGAGGGACGGCGACCCGCCCGCGTCCCCGAGAGCCGGACCGGAGCCCGCGTCCTCCGCCGACTCGCTGCCGGACTCCAGCGTCTCGGTCTGGGACCACGTGCCGTCGCCCCGAGCCGCAGGCGGGCTGAAGGACCGGGCAGGCGGGGGGTCGTCCCCCggtgggcggggcgggggccaGGAAGAGGCCCGGGCCTCCGACGTGCCCTTCATCCTGATCCAGACCGAGCTGACGCTGGAGGCTCGGAGGCTGCTGGTGTCCCAAGCCCTGGCGGTGGACCTGGAGCAGgacggggaggaggagcagagacagagagtctCCGGCTGGCAG ACGGAGCTGAACACCGGGGCCGCGGTGTGGGACAGCCTGTGTGCGGAGCGGGACCCCTTCGTCCTCTCTGGCCTCATGTGGTCCTGGCTGGAGCAGCTGAAGGAGCCTGTCCTAAACCTACGGGACATCCAGGCTCTGGAGGACCAAGAGCCTGACGCCAGCAGGGTCCTCAACACACTGGAGAAG GGCCCTCAGCAGACTCTGACATGCATCCTGGACTGTGCAGCACAAGTGATGAAGCCGTCGGTGGAGTCTGCTTTCCTTAATCGAATCATAAAGGCGTTCACCAAG ATGAAAGCCGGAGGGTCCGAACAGGGGAGGTTCATGTATAAGACCATGAGAAGGATCCTGACCGCAGTCCTGCGTGAGATCAAGGAGGTGAAAGCAACCGTTCTCTGA